A single genomic interval of Lathyrus oleraceus cultivar Zhongwan6 chromosome 7, CAAS_Psat_ZW6_1.0, whole genome shotgun sequence harbors:
- the LOC127108074 gene encoding uncharacterized protein LOC127108074, with the protein MFNIFNRGRDNSGDASPPTPSARPSSSASQSTGPPRPIRLVYCDEKGKFQMDPEAVAALQLVKEPIGVVSVCGRARQGKSYILNQLLGRSSGFQVASTHRPCTKGLWLWSSPLKRTALDGTEYNLLLLDSEGIDAYDQTGTYSTQIFSLAVLLSSMFIYNQMGGIDEAALDRLSLVTQMTKHIRVRASGGKTSASEIGQFSPIFVWLLRDFYLDLTEDNRKITPRDYLELALRSVQGNKKDITAKNEIRDSIRALFPDRECFTLVRPLNNENDLQRLDQISLDKLRPEFRKGLDELLKFVFERTRPKQVGATMMTGPVLIGITQSYLDALNHGAVPTISSSWQSVEEAECRRAYDSATEVYMASFDRSKPPEEVALREAHEQAVQKSMAAFNASAVGVGAARKKFEDLLQKFFKKAFEDYKRNAFNEAELQCRNAIHAMEKRLRAACMASDAKIDNVAKVLDAILFEYEKSIQGPGKWQQLAGFLQRSFEGPVLELFKRVIDKVESEKSSLALQRRMNEDKMTLLTKRLEASEGEKSEYIKRYEDAINDKKKLTDEYMNRITELQTNRRSLDDRYSSLLKTLDSTKQESVELKRKYEQVLSRQKAKEDQVSSEMSALKSRSNTAEARLAAAKEQIKSAEEEAEEWKRKYDIAVREAKSALEKAAIVQERTNKQTQLREDVLREEFSGTLAEKDEEIKEKTAKIEHAEMCLTTLKLELKAAESKIRSYDTEISSLRNEIKDLTDKLKSENAKAQSYEREAMVYQQEKNHLEQKYRSEFKRFEEVQERCKRAEKEAARSTEVADRARAEAGTALEEKNKMQSVAMERLAEIERAERKIETLGREKDNLETELQRATYSEKDALTRVAKLEEKVQQREKDLEALLDKDKTHRKNNAEILEQLLETEREAHTQANNRAEALSLQLQSAQAKIDSLHQELTKFRLNETLDSKLKTSDGKRLREENDIGVDSVQDMDASPRILRGTKRARSTSSPKYTQPEDGGSIFEGGEDNLSQQTNEENYKKFTVQKLKVELTKHNYGDQLLRLKNPTKKDILALYEKFILQKA; encoded by the exons atGTTCAACATATTTAACCGAGGCAGGGACAATTCCGGCGATGCCTCCCCGCCTACTCCGTCGGCGAGGCCGTCATCTTCGGCTTCTCAGTCCACCGGTCCCCCGAGGCCTATACGTCTTGTCTACTGCGATGAAAAAGGAAAGTTCCAGATGGATCCGGAAGCCGTCGCAGCGCTTCAACTTGTCAAGGAGCCCATCGGTGTTGTTTCCGTTTGTGGTCGTGCTCGACAGGGAAAGAGTTATATCTTGAATCAG CTCTTAGGAAGGAGTAGTGGATTTCAGGTAGCATCTACACATCGACCCTGTACTAAAGGACTTTGGTTGTGGAGTTCACCTTTGAAGAGGACTGCTCTTGATGGAACAGAATACAATCTTCTGCTATTAGACAGTGAAGGAATAGATGCTTACGATCAAACG GGAACATACAGCACCCAGATATTCTCCCTGGCTGTTCTTTTGTCTAGCATGTTCATTTATAATCAG ATGGGTGGTATAGATGAGGCTGCCCTTGATCGTCTTTCTTTAGTCACTCAAATGACAAAGCACATTCGTGTTAGAGCATCTGGAGGAAAGACTTCTGCGTCTGAAATAGGACAATTTTCCCCAATTTTTGTTTGGCTATTACGG GACTTCTATTTGGACTTAACTGAGGATAACAGAAAAATAACACCCCGAGACTATCTGGAACTTGCTTTGAGGTCTGTTCAAGGGAACAAAAAAGATATAACTGCCAAAAATGAG ATTCGAGATTCTATTCGTGCTTTATTCCCAGATAGGGAATGCTTCACCCTTGTAAGACCTTTGAACAATGAAAATGATCTACAGAGACTGGACCAGATATCA TTGGACAAACTAAGACCTGAATTTCGAAAAGGGCTTGATGAATTGTTAAAGTTTGTTTTTGAGAGAACAAGGCCAAAGCAAGTTGGGGCAACTATGATGACAGGTCCTGTATTGATTGGTATCACACAGTCTTATCTTGATGCACTCAACCATGGTGCCGTGCCTACAATTTCTTCCTCCTGGCAG AGCGTTGAAGAAGCAGAGTGCCGTAGGGCTTATGATTCAGCTACTGAAGTTTATATGGCTTCTTTTGACCGTTCCAAGCCACCTGAGGAA GTTGCTTTGAGGGAAGCTCACGAACAAGCAGTTCAAAAGTCAATGGCTGCTTTTAATGCTAGTGCTGTAGGAGTTGGTGCAGCTAGGAAGAAATTTGAAGATCTGCttcaaaaattcttcaaaaaGGCCTTTGAG GATTATAAAAGAAATGCATTCAACGAGGCAGAATTACAGTGTAGAAATGCTATACATGCTATGGAAAAGAGGCTGAGGGCAGCTTGTATGGCTTCTGATGCTAAGATTGATAATGTTGCAAAG GTTCTTGATGCCATTTTATTTGAATATGAAAAGTCAATTCAAGGTCCTGGAAAGTGGCAACAACTTGCTGGCTTCTTACAGCGAAG TTTTGAAGGCCCTGTGCTTGAACTTTTCAAGAGGGTAATAGATAAAGTTGAATCAGAGAAGAGTTCTCTTGCTTTACAACGTCGGATGAATGAAGATAAGATGACCTTGCTGACCAAGCGGCTGGAAGCCAGTGAAGGTGAAAAGTCCGAGTACATCAAGCGCTATGAGGATGCCATCAATGATAAGAAGAAATTAACTGATGAGTACATGAATCGCATTACTGAATTGCAAACTAATCGTCGCTCACTGGATGATAGATATTCTAGCTTATTGAAAACACTGGATTCTACAAAGCAGGAATCCGTGGAATTGAAAAGAAAATATGAACAGGTTTTATCAAGGCAGAAAGCTAAGGAAGACCAAGTTAGTTCTGAAATGTCAGCCCTTAAGTCCCGCAGTAATACAGCTGAAGCAAGGTTGGCAGCAGCAAAGGAACAAATTAAGTCTGCTGAAGAGGAGGCTGAAGAATGGAAACGGAAGTATGATATTGCCGTCAGAGAAGCGAAATCTGCTCTAGAGAAGGCAGCAATAGTTCAGGAGCGCACAAACAAGCAGACACAGTTGAGGGAAGATGTCTTGAGAGAAGAATTCTCTGGAACATTGGCTGAAAAA GAtgaggaaataaaagaaaaaactgCAAAAATTGAGCACGCCGAGATGTGTTTAACAACTCTGAAATTAGAATTGAAG GCTGCTGAGTCCAAGATAAGGAGTTACGATACAGAAATATCATCTCTGAGGAATGAAATTAAAGATTTGACTGACAAGTTGAAATCTGAAAATGCCAAGGCCCAGTCATATGAGAGGGAAGCGATGGTATATCAGCAGGAGAAGAACCATCTTGAGCAGAAGTACCGATCTGAGTTCAAAAGATTTGAGGAGGTTCAAGAAAGGTGTAAAAGGGCTGAAAAAGAAGCTGCAAGGTCTACTGAAGTGGCTGATAGAGCACGGGCTGAAGCAGGTACGGCTCTGGAGGAGAAGAATAAGATGCAGAGTGTGGCAATGGAAAGACTGGCAGAGATTGAGAGGGCTGAGAGGAAAATTGAAACTCTTGGGAGGGAGAAAGATAATCTGGAAACTGAATTGCAGAGAGCAACATATTCAGAGAAGGATGCACTTACCAGAGTTGCGAAGCTTGAGGAGAAAGTGCAACAAAGAGAGAAGGATTTAGAAGCACTTCTGGATAAAGATAAAACACACAGGAAAAATAACGCTGAGATTCTTGAACAACTTTTGGAAACAGAACGTGAAGCACATACACAGGCAAATAACCGGGCCGAGGCTCTCTCTCTGCAGCTACAGTCTGCACAAGCCAAAATTGACTCTCTACATCAAGAGCTGACGAAGTTTCGACTGAATGAAACATTAGACAGTAAGCTAAAAACATCCGATGGTAAGCGATTGAGGGAGGAAAATGACATTGGTGTTGATTCTGTACAAGACATGGATGCGAGCCCTAGAATTTTAAGGGGAACTAAAAGAGCTAGGAGTACATCCAGTCCTAAGTACACTCAGCCAGAAGATGGTGGTTCAATCTTCGAGGGCGGAGAGGATAATCTTAGTCAGCAAACAAATGAAGAGAATTATAAAAAGTTTACCGTCCAGAAGCTTAAGGTAGAACTGACAAAACATAACTATGGTGATCAGCTGCTTCGGTTGAAGAATCCCACCAAGAAAGATATTCTTGCTCTGTATGAGAAGTTTATTCTTCAGAAGGCATAA